A window of Microbacterium lushaniae genomic DNA:
TGGTCGTGCTCGCCGGCGGGCCGCGCTCCCGGGCACTGCTGTACCGGCCCGAGGCCGTGCGCATCCAGCCTTACCCGGATCGGTACGTCATGGCCGACGTCGGCACGGGCGGCCCGGAGTACGCCGTCGTGCACCTGGACCGCGAGGGCGTGCTGGAGTCGTTCCCGCTGCCGGACGGACAGCGCCGATACGTCACCCCCGCGCCATCCGGCCTGGACGATCCCGCCGCACGCGCGGCGGTCTTGCGCGCGGCGCTGCACGCGCGCGGCGAGCACGCCGCCGCGGAGGAGATCGGCGCCGCCGACGGCTTCGCCATCCGCCGCACGGTCGCCCCGCGCATGCGCCGCGGCGCCCTGTTGGCCGTCGGCGACGCCGCGCACGAGGTGAGCCCCATGGGCGGGCAGGGGATGAATCTGGGCCTGCTGGATGCGGTGACCCTTGCGCCGCTCGTGGCCCGGTGGGTGCGCTCGGGCGAAGCGCCGGATGCCGACCTGGCGCGGTGGGAGCGGCGTCGCCGGGCGTCGGCGCGCGTGTCGGGAGCCATCGCGAGCATGAACACGTTCCTCGGCCGTCCCGCCTCGGCGCGCATGGATGCCGTGCGGCGCACCGCGATGCGCGCGGCCCTGGCCACGCCGGCCGGCACGCTCCTGGCGCACGCGTACGCGATGGGCTTCGACCGCGACGCGTGAGACGCCCCGCTACGCCGTGAGCGCGGCGCCGGTGCGCACGCCCCGGTCGTTGCCGAACCGCCGAGGTACGCGGCGCAGAGCAGTAGCGGCGGGCCCGCCGGGGGGTGTCTTGAACATGACCCCGACCGGGAGGATCATGTGCGGCAAAGCCGCGCATTCTGGGGTGTGACCGGCTCGCTGACGCACCGCCATCGCAGCCGCGGGCGCGCGGGACATGCCTCTGCTCGCTGGCTCCGGCCATCCCACGAAGACGGCCGCCGCCGGCGTCGCGCGAACCCCGACACGAAGGATGGAACGATGCCTGACGAAACCGTCTCCGCAGCGCAGTTGCGTGAGACGTTCGAACGATTCGCCCTCACCGGAGAGGGCCTTGGGCTCCGACGGCCCACCCTGGACGAGAGCGACGTGGAAGCCGACACACGCAGCTTCGCGGACTATGCCGCCCACACCATTGAACGCAACGCCCTGGACGTGGACCTTGCCGGCGGGAGCTTCGGCGGGTTCACCACATCGAGATGGGCCTCGGTCCTGGACATCCTCGTCCGAGAGAGGCCAGGAGTCATCGAGGCGCTCCGGCGCTGCCGGACCATCGGCATCCCCTTCGACACCAGCTGGTCGAGCAACAATTCCAGCATGCCGCTGAAGTCCGACGGCAGCATCACCACGATGGGCCCGTCGGACGGCTCGACCAGTGGGGCGCTGGGGGTGTACCTGTCGGCTGAACAGCAGATGTCCGTGACGTTCAAACCGGTCGGCAGCTACGTGTACACCTCCATGAGCGTCGGAGCGGACCAGCGAGGTGTGCGGACGGCCGGCGGGCTCGGCATCTGCGCGTATCAGAACGGGGATCTCACCCTCTCCCGGCAGGTGCAGCTCTTCCAGATCCGAGGCGAGGACCTCCCGTACAACCCGACGGCCGGCCTCGGCACGTTCTTCCAGGGGGTTCACGGCGAAGGTGACGTCGCCGATGCCGCGAGCCCGCCGGTGCCGGGGACGTTCGGGTCGGTTCCGCTCGCGCCGGTGTACCTCACGCTCGGTCCCGACATCAGGACGCAGGTGTGGGTGTACGTGTGGGCGACCGGCACGGCGGCCGAGGAGATGTTCACCGCGATGGTGGTCAACCTCTCCGCGATGCAGGTGTGCCAGGTCCCCCCGGTCAAGCTGCACTAGACCGCTGGCGCCGTCCGCGCCGGCGCAGTCGCCTCTGCCCCGGCCGAGGACGAAGCTGCGCTCAACCAGCCGAGGAGGATCCGCCGATCGCGTTCCCACGCTCGGCACCCCGCGTGCAGGCGCGCGTCTGGTCGGGCGGGCCCGACGCCGGCGTATCGCGCCCCGGAGTCGCGGAGCGGCGGGTCAGGCGGTCAGAGCGGATCCGGTGGCCACCAGCTGAGCGGCCAGAAGGAGGGCGGCGAGCATCACGAGGCGGAACACCGTGCGATCGGGCGGACGCACGAGCACCCGAACGAGGGTCGTCACGGCCACCGCGGCGGCGGCCGCGAAGAAGACCCAGCCGATGACCGGCACACGGGCGAGCTCCCCGCCGGAGGAGCCCGCGAGAACAGCGAGCGCCCCGATGACGACCCCCGCCGCCGCGACGACGGCACTCACCCGTGCGCCCAGCCGGTGCGGCAGGCCGCGGATGCCGGTTACTCGATCGTCGTCGAGGTCGGGGAGCACGTTGGTGAGGTGCACGGCGGCGCCCAGCGCCGCCCCCGCGATGCCCGCCCACGTCGGCGCCGGAGCGCCGCCGGGCAGCGACAGCGTCGCGAAGGACGGGAACAGCCCGAAGCTCACCACGAAGGGCACGATCGAGAACGCCGTGGCCTTGAGTCCGGCGTTGTACGCCCATGCCGCAGCGAGGGCGACGGCGTGGGCGGCCAGCATCCCCACCCCCAGCGGTGCGGACAGAACGAGCGCCACGACGACCGCCCCGACCGCCACGCCGAGCGCGCCGCCGGCGGAGACGACGCCGGCGGCGATGGGCTTGTCGCGGCGCCCGACCGCTTCATCACGGGCGGCGTCGATGGCGTCGTTCGACAGCCCCACCGACACCTGGCCGCTGAAGACGGCGACCACCAGCAGCACGAGGCGCCACGGCTCGAGCCCGGCGGTCAGACCCAGCGCGAGTGACAGCGCCGTGACCACGAGGGTGGGGCCGGGATGCGTCGAGCCCCACAGAGCCCGAATCACCCGCATCCGCCGCATCCCCCGACGCTACCGTGCGCTCGAGACACCACATCCCGTCCGGAACACCACGCGATGCCGCGTGCCTCGGCCGGAATGCGGTGTCTCGACGGGCGTCAGTCGTCCAGGACGGCCTCGATCGCCTCGTCGTCGTCGGACATGTCGGGGGGCGTGGGCGCGCCGTCGGCGGTGAGCACGAGGCTCGACCCGTCGGCGGCCACGTCAACGCGCACGACGTCGCCGTCGCGCACGCGCCCGGCCAGGATCGCCATGGCCAGGCGGTCCTGGATCTCCGACTGGATGAGGCGGCGCAGCGGCCGCGCGCCGAACACCGGGTCGTATCCGCGCTCGGCCAGCCAGGCCCGCGCGTCGGGGGTCACCGCCAGGGTGAGCCGGCGCTCGCGCAGACGCCGCTGCAGGGCGTCGACGGCGAGTTCGACGATCTGGGCGAGGTCGTCCTCGCTGAGCACGTGGAAGATCACGATGTCGTCGAGCCGGTTGATGAACTCCGGCTTGAACGCCTGCCGCACCAGCGCCTGCACCTGCTCGCGCTTCTGCTCGGCCGACAGCGTCGGGTCGATGAGGATCGGCGAGCCGAGGTTGGAGGTGAGGATCAGGATGACGTTCGTGAAGTCGACCGTGCGACCCTGGCCGTCGGTGAGGCGTCCGTCATCCATCACCTGCAGCAGCACGTCGAACACCTCGGGGTGGGCCTTCTCGATCTCGTCGAGGAGAACGACGCTGTACGGGCGCCGGCGCACGGCCTCCGTCAGCTGTCCGCCCTGCTCGTAGCCGACGTACCCGGGAGGGGCGCCGACCAGACGCGACACCGAGTGCTTCTCGCCGTACTCCGACATGTCGATGCGCACCATGGCGTGCTCGTCGTCGAAGAGGAACTCCGCCAGGGCCTTCGCCAGCTCGGTCTTTCCGACACCGGTGGGGCCGAGGAACATGAACGAGCCGACCGGCCGGTGCGGATCGCTGATCCCCGCGCGCGAGCGGCGGATGGCGTCGGAGACGGCTTTGACGGCCTCCTTCTGCCCGATCAGGCG
This region includes:
- a CDS encoding FAD-dependent oxidoreductase, whose translation is MPEVIVVGAGPVGTLLSAELARRGVDVAVVERRADPSEGSRAIGVHAPVLAALEESGATERLLAQAQRVSRGQARSGGRVLGVVRFDRLSRRFPFVATLPQPATHRALAADAPAPIIGEVTALRGGGRPAVVFRTESGEAELAARVVVLAGGPRSRALLYRPEAVRIQPYPDRYVMADVGTGGPEYAVVHLDREGVLESFPLPDGQRRYVTPAPSGLDDPAARAAVLRAALHARGEHAAAEEIGAADGFAIRRTVAPRMRRGALLAVGDAAHEVSPMGGQGMNLGLLDAVTLAPLVARWVRSGEAPDADLARWERRRRASARVSGAIASMNTFLGRPASARMDAVRRTAMRAALATPAGTLLAHAYAMGFDRDA
- a CDS encoding UbiA family prenyltransferase — its product is MRVIRALWGSTHPGPTLVVTALSLALGLTAGLEPWRLVLLVVAVFSGQVSVGLSNDAIDAARDEAVGRRDKPIAAGVVSAGGALGVAVGAVVVALVLSAPLGVGMLAAHAVALAAAWAYNAGLKATAFSIVPFVVSFGLFPSFATLSLPGGAPAPTWAGIAGAALGAAVHLTNVLPDLDDDRVTGIRGLPHRLGARVSAVVAAAGVVIGALAVLAGSSGGELARVPVIGWVFFAAAAAVAVTTLVRVLVRPPDRTVFRLVMLAALLLAAQLVATGSALTA